The Butyrivibrio sp. AE3004 genome contains a region encoding:
- a CDS encoding IS3 family transposase: MGLSLIRHEQVYLAIKAENDEHGYPISALCKVGNVSRAAYYKWLHRGIPAYETENKRIADEIEKIHTESPDKGYRRIRDDLERYHDIKVNDKRVLRICRKKGIKSTIKYANNGCTRQAANPQFIAENILNREFSADAPNQKWLTDVTEFKYYVDQEIHKIYLSAILDLYDRRIVSYVISDSNNNPLVFDTFDAAIVANPGATPLCHSDRGFQYTNRLFHAKLEAAGMTQSMSRVAKCIDNGPMEGFWGIIKRERYYGKRFKDKASLVTMIEEYIEYYNNRRLQRNLGVLTPIEKHNNYLLVA; this comes from the coding sequence GTGGGACTGAGCCTTATCCGTCATGAGCAGGTATATCTTGCTATTAAGGCAGAGAATGATGAACATGGCTATCCAATTTCTGCACTCTGCAAAGTGGGAAATGTTAGCCGAGCCGCATACTATAAATGGTTGCATAGGGGGATTCCAGCCTACGAAACTGAAAACAAACGTATAGCTGATGAAATAGAAAAAATACACACAGAGAGCCCTGATAAAGGATATCGACGTATTAGAGATGATCTAGAACGGTACCATGATATAAAGGTAAATGATAAACGTGTCCTTAGGATCTGCCGTAAAAAGGGAATTAAATCCACTATAAAATATGCCAACAATGGATGCACAAGACAGGCGGCTAATCCTCAATTCATTGCCGAGAACATCTTAAATAGAGAATTTTCGGCAGATGCCCCTAACCAAAAGTGGCTGACAGATGTAACGGAATTCAAATATTATGTGGATCAGGAAATTCATAAGATATATTTGAGTGCTATCCTCGATTTATATGATCGAAGAATCGTATCATATGTGATAAGTGATTCGAATAATAACCCATTGGTATTTGATACATTTGATGCTGCTATAGTTGCAAATCCTGGTGCAACACCATTGTGCCACAGTGATAGAGGATTCCAGTATACAAACAGACTGTTCCACGCGAAGTTAGAGGCTGCTGGAATGACTCAGAGCATGTCAAGAGTGGCAAAATGCATCGACAACGGTCCCATGGAAGGCTTTTGGGGAATAATCAAGCGAGAGCGGTATTATGGAAAAAGATTCAAGGATAAAGCTTCATTGGTTACGATGATTGAGGAATACATTGAATACTATAACAACAGACGTTTACAGAGAAATCTTGGTGTTCTTACGCCTATAGAGAAACATAATAATTATTTGCTGGTGGCATAA
- a CDS encoding helix-turn-helix domain-containing protein has product MSKYKIDPDEKLMTVKGILDGKETQCHAAARLGVALTSVQLWIAIYQSDGTEAFYQRKYKKYSKELKEKAVLEYINGEGSLLSICQKYGIRAKSKLQNWIKKYNDHEELKASETGGVTIMTKGRKTTFDERVEIVQYCISHDCNYAETAERFKVSYQQARNYTVKYKADGIEALKDRRGRTKSKEEMTELDRLRAENRILRAEKERAEMEAAFLKKLDAIERGWD; this is encoded by the coding sequence ATGTCCAAATATAAGATAGATCCAGATGAAAAATTAATGACAGTAAAGGGGATTCTTGATGGAAAAGAAACACAGTGCCATGCAGCAGCAAGGCTTGGAGTTGCACTCACATCCGTACAACTATGGATTGCCATTTACCAAAGCGATGGCACTGAAGCATTTTATCAAAGAAAATACAAAAAATATTCCAAGGAACTGAAGGAGAAAGCAGTTCTGGAGTATATAAATGGAGAAGGCTCATTACTATCTATATGTCAGAAATATGGCATTAGAGCAAAAAGTAAGTTACAAAACTGGATAAAGAAATATAATGATCATGAGGAACTGAAAGCTTCCGAAACAGGAGGAGTAACCATCATGACCAAGGGGAGAAAAACAACATTTGATGAGCGTGTAGAAATTGTTCAGTATTGCATTTCTCATGATTGCAATTATGCAGAAACTGCTGAGAGGTTCAAGGTATCATATCAGCAAGCACGAAACTATACAGTTAAATATAAGGCCGATGGAATTGAGGCTCTTAAAGACAGGCGTGGAAGAACCAAGTCTAAAGAAGAAATGACAGAATTGGATAGGTTACGCGCTGAAAATAGGATACTTCGTGCAGAAAAGGAACGTGCTGAAATGGAGGCTGCTTTCTTAAAAAAACTCGATGCAATAGAGAGGGGGTGGGACTGA
- a CDS encoding IS1182 family transposase: MLLNKILQGDYTVSSLYHQIKLPLDIEISIPSDDPVRLVSAFVEEMDLSDLYKTYDRIRKNQASPHQMLKIVIYAAMNKIYSSRDIESVCKRDINFMYLLDGAPAPDHSTIARFISIHLSQCAKRLMAQVGTILLELGEISGENIFIDGTKIESVANKYTFVWKRAVSKNMIKLTEKVCMFCAECEELYGIKVVYNDQISLHTLKRLRKKLYKLKADEGIIFVHGIGKRKTPLQRSIETLEEYVEKLKEYTKKIYLCGKRNSYSKTDPDATFMRMKEDAMLNGQLKPAYNLQHGVDSEYVTWLDVFQNPTDTNTLIPFLKDMEEHLSFKYKNIVADAGYESEENYIFIESNEQAAYIKPQNYELSKTRKFRNDISRRENMDYDPESDCYICRNGKQLLAVSKRTQKTATGYQREVTIYECNNCDSCPYKKDCIKGNNCKTAFEDRNKKLSVSRKMEEKRAECLERITSDYGTQLRMNRSIQAEGSFANVKEDMNFRRYLYRGKENVLAQSILLAIGYDINKLHHKIASERTGTHLFELKKAS, translated from the coding sequence ATGCTACTAAATAAAATCTTACAAGGAGATTATACCGTTTCTTCCTTGTATCATCAAATCAAACTTCCGCTCGACATAGAAATTTCTATCCCATCCGATGATCCGGTGCGCCTGGTAAGTGCATTTGTGGAGGAGATGGATCTTTCTGATCTGTATAAGACTTATGACAGAATCAGAAAGAATCAGGCCTCACCGCATCAGATGCTGAAGATTGTCATCTATGCGGCAATGAACAAAATCTATTCTAGTCGTGATATTGAGTCTGTCTGTAAGAGAGATATCAACTTCATGTATCTTCTGGACGGAGCTCCTGCTCCAGATCACTCCACCATAGCAAGATTTATATCCATTCATCTCTCACAGTGTGCTAAGCGTCTTATGGCACAGGTAGGAACTATACTGCTCGAATTGGGAGAAATATCAGGCGAAAACATCTTTATTGATGGAACTAAAATAGAGTCGGTAGCTAACAAGTATACATTTGTATGGAAAAGAGCTGTATCTAAAAATATGATAAAGCTTACTGAAAAAGTATGCATGTTTTGCGCAGAGTGTGAAGAACTCTATGGCATAAAGGTAGTCTACAATGACCAGATTTCGCTGCACACCTTGAAACGGCTTAGAAAGAAGCTGTATAAACTAAAGGCTGATGAAGGAATTATATTTGTGCATGGTATAGGGAAGAGAAAAACACCTTTACAACGTTCGATTGAAACACTTGAGGAATATGTGGAAAAGCTTAAGGAATACACAAAAAAGATTTATTTGTGCGGAAAACGTAACAGCTATTCCAAGACTGATCCTGACGCCACGTTCATGAGAATGAAGGAAGATGCAATGCTAAACGGACAACTAAAACCTGCATACAATCTCCAACACGGAGTAGACTCAGAGTATGTTACATGGCTTGATGTATTCCAGAATCCGACTGATACAAACACGTTGATTCCATTCTTAAAGGATATGGAAGAACATCTTTCTTTCAAGTATAAGAATATCGTTGCGGATGCAGGCTATGAAAGCGAAGAGAATTATATCTTTATCGAATCCAATGAGCAGGCAGCATATATAAAGCCTCAGAATTATGAACTATCAAAAACAAGGAAGTTTAGAAATGACATAAGCAGACGCGAAAACATGGATTATGATCCTGAGTCAGACTGTTATATATGTAGAAATGGAAAACAGCTCCTTGCAGTATCCAAAAGGACACAAAAAACAGCAACAGGATATCAACGTGAAGTAACGATATATGAATGCAATAACTGTGATAGCTGTCCTTACAAGAAAGACTGCATTAAAGGAAATAACTGCAAGACCGCGTTTGAAGATAGAAACAAGAAGCTTTCCGTCTCAAGAAAAATGGAAGAAAAACGAGCAGAATGTCTTGAACGGATAACCAGCGATTACGGAACTCAGCTGAGAATGAACCGTAGTATTCAAGCGGAAGGATCCTTCGCAAATGTGAAAGAAGACATGAACTTCAGAAGATATCTGTATCGCGGAAAAGAAAATGTTCTTGCGCAGAGCATACTTCTGGCAATCGGCTATGACATAAATAAGCTGCATCACAAGATTGCTTCTGAGCGAACCGGAACGCATCTGTTTGAACTGAAAAAAGCCTCATAA
- a CDS encoding Cof-type HAD-IIB family hydrolase: protein MSITNNTKNIKKDLPYRLIAMDMDGTLLTSEKKLLPETLNTLTRVADNGVCLSYATGRALVEMKEYFESTPMIRYAICYSGAIIYDCKDNKVIYRKEILNDYFGKIIEVANKFNGMLTFLTENESIVSSDDINHMDDFHMGVYQPMYLKVTRQVSDMITESQKHESITKINIYFRSQADRQRGYHELQDLPLTFALAEETSLEMNAKGVSKGAALKTLASLLNIPIEETMAIGDADNDRDMLNTAGISIVMMNACTNIKKFANYITKDCDNDGVGYAIREYFDF from the coding sequence ATGTCTATTACAAACAACACAAAAAATATAAAAAAAGATCTGCCATATAGGCTTATAGCAATGGATATGGATGGCACCCTTCTCACTTCAGAAAAGAAGCTCCTACCTGAAACACTTAATACTCTTACAAGGGTCGCTGATAACGGCGTATGCCTTTCCTACGCAACCGGAAGAGCACTCGTGGAAATGAAGGAATATTTTGAGAGCACTCCAATGATTCGCTATGCAATCTGCTACAGTGGGGCAATAATATATGACTGCAAAGATAATAAAGTCATATACAGAAAAGAAATTTTGAATGATTATTTTGGAAAAATAATTGAAGTTGCAAATAAATTCAATGGAATGCTCACTTTCCTTACTGAAAATGAATCCATCGTGTCTTCAGATGACATTAATCACATGGATGACTTTCATATGGGTGTATATCAACCTATGTACCTCAAGGTAACCAGGCAGGTAAGCGACATGATTACTGAAAGCCAAAAGCACGAATCCATCACTAAGATAAATATATATTTCAGAAGTCAGGCAGATCGTCAGCGTGGATACCATGAATTACAAGATCTTCCCCTTACATTTGCACTGGCAGAAGAAACCAGCCTTGAAATGAATGCAAAAGGCGTCTCAAAAGGTGCCGCACTTAAAACACTGGCCTCTCTCCTTAATATCCCTATTGAAGAGACAATGGCTATCGGAGATGCCGACAATGATCGTGACATGCTTAACACAGCAGGAATTTCTATTGTCATGATGAATGCTTGCACCAATATAAAGAAATTCGCTAACTACATAACAAAAGACTGTGACAATGACGGTGTAGGCTATGCAATCAGAGAATATTTTGATTTTTAA
- a CDS encoding RpiB/LacA/LacB family sugar-phosphate isomerase, whose product MTKERVRNMTIAMANDHAGTQMKEEIKKYLISQGYEVKDFGTYDEESCDLSDFVYPAALAVAKGECDRGIFCDGVGYGSALIANKINGCYAAVCQDPLCATLARQHTDSNILCLGAKIIGGLMAMEVVKTWLTTEPLMEEKYRRRVQKVCDINDKHCVPVN is encoded by the coding sequence ATGACCAAAGAGAGGGTGAGAAATATGACAATCGCAATGGCAAATGATCACGCAGGAACACAGATGAAAGAAGAAATCAAAAAGTATCTTATTTCACAGGGATATGAGGTTAAGGATTTTGGCACATATGATGAGGAATCCTGTGATTTATCTGATTTTGTTTATCCCGCAGCTTTAGCTGTGGCAAAGGGAGAATGCGACAGAGGAATATTTTGTGACGGTGTTGGCTATGGTAGTGCGCTTATTGCAAATAAGATAAATGGTTGCTATGCAGCAGTATGTCAGGATCCGTTATGCGCTACTTTGGCAAGGCAGCATACAGATTCCAATATTCTCTGTCTCGGAGCTAAGATTATTGGTGGGCTTATGGCGATGGAAGTAGTAAAGACATGGCTGACAACAGAGCCATTGATGGAAGAGAAATATCGTAGACGTGTTCAGAAAGTTTGTGATATTAACGACAAGCATTGTGTGCCGGTTAATTAG
- a CDS encoding arsenate reductase family protein — MIRVYCYAKCSTCNKALKWLDSNGIKYESLDIKAQHPDKKTVRDLNDRSGLPLKKFFNTSGKLYREMELSKRLPSMSDDEILDLLASDGMLVKRPLLVTDNVVLVGFREDAWKEALL, encoded by the coding sequence ATGATAAGGGTTTATTGTTATGCCAAATGTTCTACTTGCAATAAAGCTCTGAAATGGCTTGATTCCAACGGAATAAAATATGAGAGTTTAGATATAAAGGCGCAGCATCCGGACAAGAAAACGGTAAGAGATTTGAATGACAGAAGTGGACTTCCATTAAAAAAATTCTTTAATACCAGTGGAAAGCTGTATAGGGAGATGGAATTATCCAAGAGGTTACCAAGTATGAGTGACGATGAAATTTTGGATCTACTGGCATCGGATGGAATGCTTGTTAAGAGACCTTTACTTGTAACAGATAATGTTGTTCTTGTCGGGTTTAGGGAAGACGCATGGAAAGAAGCACTTTTATAA
- a CDS encoding class I SAM-dependent methyltransferase, producing the protein MGTIKDYRNMVEQPWGRMFYDLVFRQLNISNDKRVKILDFGAGFCLTSNYYAKYHDVTALEPNSEMYSLRIKDYDYKLVTQGIEYLQEISENTYDYVLCHNVLEYVENVDDILNKFGRVLKPGGRLSIVKHNELGKVLAYAVLNDNPQAALDILNDNNAEGSIFGNRNLYNNDDLVKSLANTMELRGIYGIRSLFGLSSNNDIKFSDKWNGPMLELEIKANSMDEFRKIAFYNHLIFEKK; encoded by the coding sequence ATGGGGACAATTAAAGATTACAGAAATATGGTAGAGCAGCCTTGGGGAAGAATGTTCTACGACTTGGTTTTCAGGCAATTAAATATTTCAAATGATAAGAGAGTTAAGATATTGGATTTCGGAGCGGGGTTCTGCCTGACATCAAACTATTATGCAAAATATCATGATGTGACTGCCCTGGAACCAAATTCGGAAATGTATAGTCTTCGGATTAAGGACTACGATTATAAGTTGGTGACTCAAGGCATAGAGTATTTACAAGAAATATCAGAAAATACGTATGATTATGTTCTTTGCCATAATGTATTAGAATACGTGGAAAATGTAGATGACATATTAAATAAATTTGGCAGAGTTTTAAAGCCCGGGGGAAGACTGTCGATTGTAAAGCACAATGAATTGGGAAAAGTTCTTGCTTATGCAGTATTAAATGACAATCCTCAGGCGGCACTTGATATATTGAATGATAATAATGCGGAAGGAAGTATTTTTGGAAATAGAAATCTGTATAATAATGATGATCTTGTGAAGTCATTGGCAAACACTATGGAACTGAGGGGAATTTATGGAATCAGATCATTATTTGGACTATCCTCAAATAATGATATTAAATTCAGTGATAAATGGAATGGGCCAATGCTTGAACTTGAGATAAAAGCTAATTCAATGGATGAGTTCAGGAAGATTGCTTTTTATAATCATTTGATCTTTGAAAAGAAATGA
- a CDS encoding NUDIX hydrolase: MQGYSITKDMVKEIADKKFIRLYDLQYQEGRHYFDATRRPLDGIVAIKTEDEFQKMLPDAVSCVVIIDNEGEQEKLLLSYEYRYPAGRFLLGVPAGLVDKEDEKSDNPILETAKREIHEETGIVVDDSKDRLSVINPLVFSTPGMTDESNALALVVLKNVDLSTLTQEGAEGQECFDGFVLLTKEKAGELLKNGVDERGHFYSVYTWAALMYFCTDMWK, translated from the coding sequence ATGCAAGGTTATAGTATTACAAAAGATATGGTAAAAGAAATCGCTGATAAGAAGTTTATAAGGCTTTATGACCTTCAATATCAGGAAGGAAGGCATTATTTTGATGCAACCAGAAGACCTCTTGATGGCATTGTTGCAATTAAGACAGAAGATGAATTTCAGAAGATGTTGCCTGATGCAGTAAGCTGCGTAGTTATCATAGATAATGAGGGCGAACAGGAAAAACTTCTACTGTCCTATGAGTACAGATACCCTGCCGGGAGATTTCTTTTGGGAGTCCCTGCGGGACTGGTTGATAAGGAGGATGAAAAATCAGATAATCCAATTCTGGAGACTGCCAAGAGAGAAATTCATGAAGAAACAGGAATAGTAGTCGATGATTCTAAAGATAGACTTTCCGTCATTAATCCACTTGTTTTCAGTACACCGGGAATGACAGATGAAAGTAATGCTCTTGCATTGGTTGTGCTTAAAAATGTGGATCTTTCCACACTCACGCAGGAGGGGGCTGAAGGGCAGGAATGTTTTGATGGTTTTGTTCTTTTGACTAAAGAAAAAGCCGGGGAACTTCTTAAAAACGGCGTGGATGAAAGAGGCCATTTCTATTCTGTATATACATGGGCTGCACTAATGTACTTCTGCACGGATATGTGGAAATAA
- the bglS gene encoding beta-glucanase: MGRKFVSLVLGTVLTIGGLLASSMPVTAASAWGGTHDGMAFDRHDSSQFEMSSWSNGGMFDCTWSPNNVSFGNGQLKLTIDRNWQGYTGGEYRTKKYYGYGLFQVNMKPIKNPGVVSSFFTYTGESDGTKWDEIDIEFLGYDTTKVQFNYYTNGQGNHEYLYNLGFDASQSFHTYGFDWNSGSITWYVDGKAVYTATRDIPNTPGKIMMNVWPGKGVDEWLRHYDGRTGISAYYDWASYDAHTGNSNNNSNNSSSQYQPAPSQQPNNGSNVGSGALFDSSKAYKLINFGSKLSLDVQGNRRDNGTNILQYPFKGNANQKWYFIKDGNYYVIKSASTGKVLTVQDSATWDGGNICQWDYYGSNSQKWEIYPAANNTYKIVNHNSGKCLNIAYGSNNANANVEQYKDVSSNYEMWWIDTTN; this comes from the coding sequence ATGGGAAGGAAATTTGTTTCACTTGTTTTGGGGACTGTGTTAACAATCGGAGGACTGCTGGCTTCGTCTATGCCGGTTACGGCTGCAAGTGCATGGGGAGGCACTCATGACGGAATGGCGTTTGATCGTCATGACAGCAGTCAGTTTGAGATGTCAAGCTGGAGTAATGGTGGAATGTTCGATTGCACCTGGTCTCCAAACAATGTATCTTTTGGAAACGGACAGTTAAAGCTAACTATTGACAGAAATTGGCAGGGTTACACAGGTGGAGAATACAGAACAAAGAAATATTACGGATACGGTTTGTTCCAGGTAAATATGAAGCCAATAAAGAACCCCGGTGTTGTTTCTTCTTTCTTTACATACACAGGGGAGAGCGATGGCACAAAGTGGGATGAAATTGACATTGAATTTCTTGGATATGACACCACAAAAGTTCAATTCAACTATTATACAAATGGACAGGGAAATCACGAATATCTATACAATCTTGGATTTGATGCATCACAAAGCTTCCATACCTATGGTTTCGACTGGAATTCAGGAAGCATCACATGGTATGTGGATGGTAAGGCTGTTTACACAGCAACAAGGGACATCCCTAATACTCCCGGAAAAATCATGATGAACGTATGGCCGGGTAAGGGTGTAGATGAGTGGCTACGGCACTATGATGGAAGAACCGGAATAAGTGCATATTACGACTGGGCTTCCTATGATGCACACACAGGAAACTCTAACAACAATAGCAACAATAGTAGCAGCCAGTATCAGCCTGCGCCTTCTCAGCAACCTAATAATGGTAGTAATGTAGGATCAGGAGCACTATTTGACAGCTCAAAAGCATATAAGCTTATAAATTTCGGAAGTAAACTTTCACTGGATGTTCAGGGAAACAGAAGGGATAATGGCACAAATATCCTTCAGTATCCTTTCAAAGGAAATGCCAATCAGAAGTGGTATTTTATTAAGGATGGAAATTATTACGTAATAAAATCTGCTTCTACAGGAAAAGTTCTCACAGTACAGGATTCGGCAACATGGGATGGCGGAAATATTTGCCAATGGGATTATTATGGCAGTAACAGCCAAAAATGGGAGATTTATCCTGCTGCAAATAACACATATAAAATTGTAAACCATAACAGCGGAAAATGTCTGAACATTGCATACGGTAGCAACAACGCTAATGCAAATGTTGAGCAGTATAAGGATGTATCCAGCAACTACGAGATGTGGTGGATTGATACTACAAATTGA
- a CDS encoding transposase, producing the protein MSFILNDHQQVSLFDSLTFLSERKQKMLESSWAHQFSQEIFVNINEMLFAPLYSSSTNSRPNAPINVIVGAMMLAEFNGISEDEMIETMEFDFRYQYALHTTSFEKQPISDRTFSRFRERVSAYELVTGIDLVHECMVSLSDHICKFMDLNPNIRRMDSMMIESNIKKMGPSGTVVYLLVKSCSKLKRGGYNDKIKGLEAYADPNNRNRVVYYEKDIPQSERIQKVIDDAVKLLPTCKDTHGETTDYQLLERAISEQTKDDGNGHIIPKDKGEMNATILQNPADPEATFRSKAGKEHRGYVANLTETVGENGSIITDYQYDVNTRSDASFIKEYIDNQEESPEAIALITDGAYDSHEIKMQAAKKALQFSQQALLVNNQILYLLNLRSQLKVRYQNVLLEMFQRALLT; encoded by the coding sequence ATGTCATTCATCTTAAATGATCATCAGCAAGTGTCTCTTTTTGATTCTCTTACATTTCTCTCAGAAAGAAAACAGAAGATGCTTGAAAGTTCATGGGCTCATCAGTTTTCGCAAGAGATCTTTGTAAACATCAATGAGATGCTGTTTGCTCCATTATACAGCAGTAGTACCAACTCAAGACCAAACGCTCCAATAAATGTTATCGTTGGCGCAATGATGCTTGCTGAGTTCAATGGCATTTCTGAGGATGAGATGATCGAAACCATGGAGTTTGATTTCCGTTATCAGTATGCTCTTCATACTACCAGCTTTGAGAAGCAGCCAATCAGTGACAGGACTTTCAGCCGTTTCCGTGAAAGAGTCTCAGCTTATGAACTTGTGACTGGTATCGACCTTGTTCATGAGTGTATGGTTTCGCTTTCTGATCATATCTGCAAGTTCATGGACTTAAACCCTAACATTAGACGTATGGACAGTATGATGATTGAGTCTAACATCAAGAAGATGGGACCGTCTGGAACTGTTGTATACCTGCTTGTCAAATCTTGTAGCAAGCTTAAACGAGGCGGTTACAATGACAAGATCAAAGGGTTGGAAGCTTATGCGGATCCTAACAACAGGAATCGTGTCGTATATTACGAAAAGGATATCCCTCAGTCAGAACGGATTCAAAAAGTAATCGATGATGCGGTCAAACTTCTTCCAACATGTAAGGATACCCATGGAGAAACCACTGACTATCAACTGCTTGAAAGAGCAATCTCAGAACAGACCAAGGATGATGGCAATGGCCATATCATTCCGAAAGATAAAGGTGAAATGAATGCCACTATTCTTCAGAATCCAGCTGATCCGGAGGCAACCTTCAGAAGTAAGGCTGGTAAAGAGCACCGCGGATATGTAGCCAATCTCACAGAAACTGTTGGTGAAAATGGATCCATTATCACAGACTACCAGTATGATGTGAATACCAGAAGTGATGCATCATTCATCAAGGAATACATCGACAACCAGGAAGAATCTCCTGAAGCTATAGCGCTTATAACCGATGGAGCTTATGACAGCCATGAGATAAAAATGCAGGCTGCTAAAAAGGCATTGCAGTTTTCTCAACAGGCCTTATTGGTAAACAACCAAATCCTATACTTGCTGAATTTGAGATCACAACTGAAGGTACGGTATCAAAATGTCCTGCTGGAAATGTTCCAAAGAGCACTTCTTACATAA
- a CDS encoding response regulator transcription factor, giving the protein MPDKMYRVLVVDDEPQIAGLLKVCLEMHGMKVKEEYDGSKAYELFNSEQFDLIITDIMMPVMDGYELVEKIRKQSNVPVLFLTAKGDVLDRIKGLNLGADDYIVKPFDPMEVAARVLSTLRRCYGYDRQEEGKELVCGSLRLNPSLKRMYKNDASVELTALEQDD; this is encoded by the coding sequence ATGCCAGATAAAATGTACAGAGTGCTGGTTGTTGACGACGAGCCTCAAATAGCAGGACTTCTCAAGGTTTGCCTCGAGATGCACGGAATGAAGGTAAAGGAAGAATATGATGGCAGTAAGGCATATGAATTGTTCAACTCTGAACAGTTTGATCTGATCATTACAGATATAATGATGCCTGTAATGGATGGTTATGAACTGGTTGAAAAAATCAGAAAGCAGAGCAATGTGCCTGTGCTCTTTCTAACAGCCAAGGGTGATGTATTGGACAGAATAAAGGGACTTAATCTTGGTGCGGATGATTATATAGTAAAGCCTTTTGACCCCATGGAGGTTGCTGCAAGAGTGTTATCAACACTTCGCAGATGTTATGGGTATGACCGTCAGGAGGAGGGAAAGGAGCTTGTTTGCGGATCGCTTAGACTTAACCCTTCTTTGAAGCGAATGTATAAAAATGATGCTTCCGTAGAGCTTACGGCTCTGGAACAGGATGATTGA
- a CDS encoding winged helix-turn-helix domain-containing protein — protein sequence MIEFFMRNIGQVLTKDQIYEAAWESDKFPDDNSIMVAISKLRGKISDGENDYIHTIRGLGYRMEENET from the coding sequence ATGATTGAATTTTTTATGCGGAATATCGGACAGGTATTAACTAAAGACCAGATATATGAGGCAGCTTGGGAAAGTGATAAATTCCCTGATGATAATAGCATTATGGTTGCCATAAGTAAGCTTAGAGGGAAAATCTCCGATGGCGAAAATGATTATATTCACACCATCAGAGGACTGGGATATCGGATGGAAGAAAATGAGACTTAG